The Streptomyces sp. NBC_00576 genome contains the following window.
CGAACGTCTCCATCCAGCCGGCCATCTTCACCCGCTGGTCGACCGACTGGGCGTAGCCGTCGAGCGTGCCGAGCCAGTCGATCGCGCGCTGTGTCGGGCCCGGGTCGTGCGAGCCGGGGGCCGCGACCGAGACGCCGAGTCCTTCGATCTTCGGGGCCTGGGACTCCCAGAAGTTCAGCTGGAGATCGCGCTCGTGCTGGAGGGCGGTGTGGAACATGCACTGCGTGGACATGACCCGGCCGGACCGGATCTCGTCCGAGGTCCGGTTGGACATCAGGGTGACCTCGTACCCGTGCGACTGGAGTCCGAGGGCTATCTGGAGTCCGGCCTGACCGGCTCCGACGACGAGTATCTTCCGCATACGGTCTGCTCTCTCCCCTTGTCGCAGTTACTCGGGACTGACGTCCAGCGCGTGCCCCACGAGGGCGAGCAGGGTCTCGATCACCGGGAGGCGGCGCCGCGCATCCATGATCATGACAGGTATGTGCGCCGGCACCGTGAGCGCGTCCCGCACGTCCGCCGCGTCGAACTCGGCGCTGCCGTCGAAGTGGTTGACGGCCACGACGTACGGCAGCCCGCAGCTCTCGAAGTAGTCGAGCGCCGGGAAACACTCCTTCAGCCGCCGAGTGTCGGCCAGTACGACCGCGCCGATCGCGCCGCGTACCAGGTCGTCCCACATGAACCAGAACCGCTGCTGTCCCGGCGTACCGAAGAGGTAGAGGACCAGGTCGTCGTCGAGCGTGACGCGGCCGTAGTCCATGGCCACGGTGGTCGTCTGCTTGTCCGGGGTCGCGGTGAGGTCGTCGGTGCCCTCGCTCGCCTCGGTCATC
Protein-coding sequences here:
- a CDS encoding GTP-binding protein — its product is MDSVVSDVARGVSPLLHLPPEGQLPAEKEELRPWQEDRTRAPIATKIVIAGGFGVGKTTMVGTISEIEPLQTEALMTEASEGTDDLTATPDKQTTTVAMDYGRVTLDDDLVLYLFGTPGQQRFWFMWDDLVRGAIGAVVLADTRRLKECFPALDYFESCGLPYVVAVNHFDGSAEFDAADVRDALTVPAHIPVMIMDARRRLPVIETLLALVGHALDVSPE